The following proteins are encoded in a genomic region of Kosakonia oryzae:
- the phoU gene encoding phosphate signaling complex protein PhoU produces MDNLNLNKHISGQFNAELESIRTQVMTMGGMVEQQLSDAITAMHNQDSELARRVVEGDKQVNMMEVAIDEACVRIIAKRQPTASDLRLVMAIIKTIAELERIGDVADKICRTALEKFSQQHQPLLVSLESLGRHTVQMLHDVLDAFARMDLDEAVRIYREDKKVDQEYEGIVRQLMTYMMEDSRTIPSVLTALFCARSIERIGDRCQNICEYIFYFVKGQDFRHVGGDELDKLLAGKDVKE; encoded by the coding sequence ATGGACAATCTCAACCTTAACAAACATATTTCCGGGCAGTTCAACGCTGAGCTGGAAAGTATCCGCACTCAGGTAATGACCATGGGTGGGATGGTGGAGCAGCAGCTTTCTGATGCGATCACCGCCATGCACAATCAGGACAGCGAGCTAGCCAGGCGCGTTGTTGAAGGCGACAAACAGGTCAATATGATGGAAGTCGCCATCGATGAAGCCTGCGTGCGCATCATTGCAAAACGCCAGCCAACGGCAAGCGACTTGCGTCTGGTGATGGCGATCATCAAAACAATTGCCGAGCTGGAACGTATTGGCGATGTGGCAGACAAAATCTGCCGTACCGCGCTGGAGAAGTTCTCCCAGCAGCACCAGCCGCTGCTGGTGAGCCTGGAATCGTTAGGCCGTCACACCGTGCAGATGCTGCATGATGTGCTGGACGCCTTCGCCCGTATGGATCTGGACGAAGCGGTGCGTATCTATCGCGAAGATAAAAAAGTGGATCAGGAATACGAAGGCATCGTACGTCAGCTAATGACTTACATGATGGAAGATTCCCGCACCATTCCGAGCGTCCTGACCGCCCTGTTCTGCGCCCGTTCTATCGAACGTATCGGTGACCGCTGCCAGAATATCTGCGAATACATCTTCTACTTCGTGAAGGGACAAGATTTCCGTCATGTTGGCGGCGATGAGCTGGATAAACTGCTCGCCGGAAAAGATGTTAAAGAGTGA
- a CDS encoding ADP-ribosylglycohydrolase family protein: MSELLERYQGCLLGLATGDAVGTAVEFSAKDSFPPITDMVGGGPFHLQAGQWTDDTSMALCLAESLIARQGFDAKDQMNRYMNWWQWGYLSATGHCFDIGTTVAGALQKYANDGDPFAGSSHPKTAGNGSLMRLAPVVLWYFPDELLALEYAEASSRTTHAAPEALACCRLFAQMLMNALNGKSKRETLTAIPQLPEQENLRRIAEGNYLKKTRAEIFGTGYCVQSLEAALWCFAQGKNFKETILLATNLGDDADTTAAIAGQLAGAYYGVNGIPQQWQEKLWQYGDIDSLARKLLAK, from the coding sequence ATGTCGGAATTACTCGAACGTTATCAAGGCTGTCTGCTCGGTCTGGCCACCGGTGATGCCGTCGGCACGGCGGTGGAATTCAGCGCCAAAGATTCCTTTCCGCCCATCACCGACATGGTGGGAGGCGGGCCGTTTCATTTGCAAGCGGGGCAATGGACAGACGACACCTCTATGGCGCTGTGCCTTGCGGAAAGTCTGATCGCTCGCCAGGGATTTGACGCAAAGGATCAGATGAATCGGTATATGAACTGGTGGCAATGGGGTTACTTAAGCGCCACCGGTCACTGTTTTGATATTGGTACGACGGTCGCAGGCGCATTGCAAAAATATGCGAATGACGGCGATCCGTTTGCCGGTTCCAGCCATCCCAAAACGGCAGGAAACGGTTCGTTAATGCGCCTCGCGCCGGTAGTGCTGTGGTATTTCCCCGATGAGTTACTGGCGCTGGAGTATGCCGAAGCCTCATCGCGAACCACGCATGCAGCACCGGAAGCACTCGCCTGCTGCCGCCTGTTTGCACAAATGCTGATGAACGCCCTGAACGGTAAAAGTAAGCGGGAAACGCTGACAGCTATCCCGCAGCTACCGGAACAGGAGAATCTACGTCGCATAGCTGAAGGGAACTACCTGAAGAAAACGCGTGCGGAGATCTTCGGTACGGGTTACTGCGTGCAGAGTCTGGAAGCGGCATTGTGGTGCTTTGCGCAGGGTAAAAACTTTAAAGAGACTATCCTGCTGGCCACCAATCTCGGTGACGACGCAGACACCACCGCCGCTATCGCCGGGCAACTGGCTGGCGCGTATTATGGCGTTAACGGGATCCCGCAGCAGTGGCAGGAAAAATTGTGGCAGTACGGGGATATTGATAGCCTGGCGAGAAAGTTACTGGCGAAATAA
- the pstA gene encoding phosphate ABC transporter permease PstA, whose product MATLEMQSIAKLAESRRKMQAKRRLKNRIALTLSMATMAFGLFWLVWILLSTVTRGFDGMSVAMFTEMTPPPNTAGGGLANALAGSGLLILWATVVGTPLGIMAGIYLAEYGRKSLLAEVIRFINDILLSAPSIVVGLFVYTIVVAQMQHFSGWAGVIALALLQVPIVIRTTENMLKLVPDSLREAAYALGTPKWKMIASITLKASVSGIMTGVLLAVARIAGETAPLLFTALSNQFWSTDMMQPIANLPVTIFKFAMSPFAEWQQLAWAGVLIITLCVLLLNILARVIFAKSKHG is encoded by the coding sequence ATGGCTACGCTCGAAATGCAAAGCATCGCAAAGCTGGCTGAATCGCGCCGTAAAATGCAGGCTAAGCGCCGTCTGAAAAACCGCATCGCTCTGACATTGTCGATGGCGACCATGGCGTTCGGTCTCTTCTGGCTGGTCTGGATCCTGTTGTCCACCGTAACGCGCGGCTTTGACGGTATGTCGGTGGCGATGTTTACGGAAATGACGCCGCCGCCAAATACGGCGGGTGGTGGTCTGGCAAACGCCCTGGCAGGCAGTGGCCTGTTGATCCTGTGGGCGACCGTTGTCGGTACGCCGCTCGGTATCATGGCGGGGATTTACCTGGCGGAGTATGGCCGGAAATCGCTGCTGGCCGAAGTGATCCGTTTTATCAACGACATTCTGCTTTCCGCGCCGTCAATTGTAGTTGGCCTGTTCGTCTACACCATTGTTGTCGCGCAGATGCAGCACTTTTCCGGTTGGGCGGGTGTGATTGCGCTGGCGCTGTTGCAGGTGCCAATTGTTATTCGTACCACGGAAAACATGCTGAAACTGGTGCCGGACAGCCTGCGTGAAGCGGCTTATGCGCTGGGTACACCGAAATGGAAGATGATTGCCTCTATTACGCTGAAAGCCTCTGTTTCCGGGATTATGACCGGGGTGCTGCTGGCTGTGGCGCGTATTGCAGGGGAAACGGCACCGCTGCTGTTTACCGCGCTCTCTAACCAGTTCTGGAGCACCGATATGATGCAGCCTATCGCTAACCTGCCGGTGACCATTTTCAAATTTGCCATGAGCCCGTTTGCCGAATGGCAGCAACTGGCCTGGGCCGGGGTGCTGATTATCACGCTCTGCGTACTGCTGTTGAATATTCTGGCGCGTGTCATTTTCGCGAAGAGTAAACACGGTTAA
- the pstB gene encoding phosphate ABC transporter ATP-binding protein PstB has product MSMVDTTPGKIQVRDLNFYYGKFHALKNISLDIAKNQVTAFIGPSGCGKSTLLRTFNKMFELYPEQRAEGEILLDGDNILTNTQDIALLRAKVGMVFQKPTPFPMSIYDNIAFGVRLFEKLSRPDMDERVQWALTKAALWNETKDKLHQSGYSLSGGQQQRLCIARGIAIRPEVLLLDEPCSALDPISTGRIEELITELKQDYTVVIVTHNMQQAARCSDHTAFMYLGELIEFSNTDDLFTKPKKKQTEDYITGRYG; this is encoded by the coding sequence ATGAGTATGGTTGATACGACGCCGGGCAAAATTCAGGTTCGTGATTTGAACTTCTATTACGGCAAATTCCATGCACTGAAAAACATCAGCCTGGATATTGCCAAAAATCAGGTGACGGCGTTTATCGGGCCGTCAGGCTGCGGTAAATCCACATTGCTGCGTACTTTTAACAAAATGTTTGAGCTTTACCCTGAGCAGCGCGCCGAAGGCGAAATCCTGCTGGATGGCGACAACATTCTTACCAATACGCAGGATATCGCGCTGCTGCGCGCGAAAGTGGGGATGGTATTCCAGAAACCGACGCCGTTTCCGATGTCGATTTACGACAATATCGCTTTTGGCGTGCGCCTGTTTGAAAAGCTGTCGCGTCCGGATATGGACGAGCGTGTTCAGTGGGCTTTGACCAAGGCCGCATTATGGAACGAAACCAAGGATAAACTGCACCAGAGCGGGTACTCTCTCTCCGGTGGCCAGCAGCAGCGTCTGTGCATCGCCCGCGGTATCGCGATTCGCCCGGAAGTTCTGCTGCTTGATGAACCTTGTTCCGCTCTTGACCCGATCTCAACCGGTCGTATCGAAGAGCTGATCACGGAGCTGAAACAGGATTACACCGTGGTTATCGTGACGCACAACATGCAGCAAGCTGCGCGTTGTTCCGATCACACGGCGTTTATGTATCTCGGTGAGTTGATTGAGTTCAGCAACACAGATGATCTGTTCACGAAGCCGAAGAAGAAGCAAACGGAAGACTATATTACCGGGCGCTATGGTTGA